The Mercurialis annua linkage group LG2, ddMerAnnu1.2, whole genome shotgun sequence genome contains a region encoding:
- the LOC126669249 gene encoding vacuolar protein sorting-associated protein 32 homolog 2, whose protein sequence is MFNRLFGKPKQEANALTSLDKLNETLEMLEKKEKVLLKKAAGEVEKAKEFTRAKNKRAAIQCLKRKRLYEQQIEQLANYQLRIHDQMILLEGAKATTETVDALRTGAAAMKAMQKATNIDDVDKTMDEINEQTENMKQIQDALSTPIGAAADFDEDELEAELEELEGAELEEQLLQPATTAPAAPIHVPAGRQPTRPVAQKRTAEEDELAALQAEMAL, encoded by the exons ATGTTTAACCGTCTGTTTGGAAAACCTAAGCAGGAAGCTAATGCTCTAACTTCGTTAGATAAATTAAATGAG ACTCTTGAAATGTTAGAGAAAAAGGAGAAAGTGCTCCTTAAAAAGGCTGCTGGGGAAGTGGAAAAGGCTAAAGAATTCACTAGAGCGAAGAACAAAAGAG CGGCTATTCAATGCTTGAAGAGAAAGAGGCTATACGAACAACAAATAGAACAGCTTGCAAATTACCAATTGCGTATTCATGATCAG ATGATTCTGTTAGAAGGTGCAAAAGCCACTACAGAAACTGTAGATGCATTGAGAACCGGAGCAGCTGCAATGAAGGCCATGCAGAAAGCAAC AAATATTGATGATGTGGATAAGACAATGGATGAGATAAACGAGCAAACCGAGaacatgaaacaaattcaagatgCTCTTTCAACTCCTATTGGTGCTGCAGCAGATTTTGATGAG GATGAATTGGAGGCAGAACTTGAAGAATTGGAAGGTGCTGAATTGGAAGAACAACTTCTTCAACCTGCAACTACAGCTCCAGCTGCTCCGATTCATGTTCCAGCTGGAAGGCAACCAACTCGTCCTGTCGCGCAAAAGCGCACAGCTGAGGAAGATGAACTTGCTGCCTTGCAGGCTGAGATGGCACTTTGA
- the LOC126669248 gene encoding meiotic nuclear division protein 1 homolog isoform X2 — MSKKRGLSLDEKREKILQIFYDSQDFFLLKELEKLGPKKGVISQSVKDVVQTLVDDDLASKDKIGTSVYFWSLPSCAGNQMRNVYRKLESDLQSSKKRYAELVEQCEEMKKGREESDEREEALAELKAIQSKHTELKEEMGQYADNDPAAVEAMKQAIEVAHAAANRWTDNIFTLRQWCSNNFPQAKEQLESLYNEMGITEDFDYLEPLSNIPLNSVDNQIQE; from the exons ATG TCGAAGAAGCGAGGACTTTCGTTGGATGAGAAACGCGAGAAAATTCTTCAGATCTTTTACGATTCTCAGGACTTTTTCCTT CTTAAGGAGCTTGAGAAGTTGGGTCCGAAGAAAGGTGTAATTAGCCAGTCTGTTAAAGATGTTGTTCAGACTTTAGTTGATGATGATCTTGCCTCAAAAGACAAAATTGGAACTTCA GTATATTTCTGGAGCCTTCCTAGCTGTGCTGGAAACCAG ATGAGGAATGTATATCGCAAACTTGAGTCTGATCTGCAAAGCAGCAAAAAACGGTATGCAGAACTTGTTGAACAGTGTGAGGAGATGAAAAAGGGACGTGAAGAATCT GATGAACGGGAGGAAGCATTGGCTGAGTTAAAAGCAATTCAATCAAAACATACCGAGCTAAAG GAGGAAATGGGACAATATGCAGATAATGATCCAGCTGCCGTTGAAGCAATGA AGCAAGCTATTGAAGTCGCACATGCAGCAGCTAATAGATGGACAG ATAACATCTTCACATTGCGGCAATGGTGTTCAAACAATTTCCCTCAGGCTAAAGAGCAGCTTGAAAGTTTGTACAATGAG ATGGGAATAACAGAAGATTTTGACTATTTGGAGCCTCTATCAAACATTCCACTCAACTCTGTTGACAATCAGATACAGGAATGA
- the LOC126669248 gene encoding meiotic nuclear division protein 1 homolog isoform X1: MQSKKRGLSLDEKREKILQIFYDSQDFFLLKELEKLGPKKGVISQSVKDVVQTLVDDDLASKDKIGTSVYFWSLPSCAGNQMRNVYRKLESDLQSSKKRYAELVEQCEEMKKGREESDEREEALAELKAIQSKHTELKEEMGQYADNDPAAVEAMKQAIEVAHAAANRWTDNIFTLRQWCSNNFPQAKEQLESLYNEMGITEDFDYLEPLSNIPLNSVDNQIQE; this comes from the exons ATGCAGTCGAAGAAGCGAGGACTTTCGTTGGATGAGAAACGCGAGAAAATTCTTCAGATCTTTTACGATTCTCAGGACTTTTTCCTT CTTAAGGAGCTTGAGAAGTTGGGTCCGAAGAAAGGTGTAATTAGCCAGTCTGTTAAAGATGTTGTTCAGACTTTAGTTGATGATGATCTTGCCTCAAAAGACAAAATTGGAACTTCA GTATATTTCTGGAGCCTTCCTAGCTGTGCTGGAAACCAG ATGAGGAATGTATATCGCAAACTTGAGTCTGATCTGCAAAGCAGCAAAAAACGGTATGCAGAACTTGTTGAACAGTGTGAGGAGATGAAAAAGGGACGTGAAGAATCT GATGAACGGGAGGAAGCATTGGCTGAGTTAAAAGCAATTCAATCAAAACATACCGAGCTAAAG GAGGAAATGGGACAATATGCAGATAATGATCCAGCTGCCGTTGAAGCAATGA AGCAAGCTATTGAAGTCGCACATGCAGCAGCTAATAGATGGACAG ATAACATCTTCACATTGCGGCAATGGTGTTCAAACAATTTCCCTCAGGCTAAAGAGCAGCTTGAAAGTTTGTACAATGAG ATGGGAATAACAGAAGATTTTGACTATTTGGAGCCTCTATCAAACATTCCACTCAACTCTGTTGACAATCAGATACAGGAATGA
- the LOC126669389 gene encoding zinc finger CCCH domain-containing protein 20, whose translation MPVILHTISTTTNQKKKNPSPLKMMLGERHRISVPPWSLETNPDGNAAAASDYNPYCIQEALTALQRYLPSNEPDVDSDSEFSGLETDSPVDAFSCDHFRMFEFKVRRCARGRSHDWTECPYAHPGEKARRRDPRKYHYSGTACPEFRKGNCRKGDGCEFAHGVFECWLHPGRYRTQPCKDGPNCRRRVCFFAHTPEQLRVLPQQSPRSVTSVDSYDGSPLRQAMEAAACVKSLPFLSSPSSISPPGSPQGDSPPMSPMMSRSLGSNSVNEMVASLRNLQLGKMKSLPPSWNVQVGFGSPRSGSVLRPGFSSLPTTPTSAPTRPGLAYRDMWENISEEPAMERVESGRGLRAKMFEKLSKENSLGRADPDPGQSSNTPDVGWVSDLVM comes from the coding sequence ATGCCGGTGATTTTGCATACAATATCAACAACtacaaaccaaaaaaaaaaaaacccatcaCCATTAAAGATGATGCTCGGTGAACGACATCGTATTAGTGTTCCGCCGTGGAGCCTTGAGACAAATCCAGATGGAAATGCGGCAGCCGCATCTGATTACAACCCATATTGCATCCAAGAAGCTTTAACAGCTTTACAGCGCTATCTACCGTCGAATGAACCGGACGTCGACTCAGACTCCGAGTTTTCCGGCCTGGAAACGGACTCACCAGTGGATGCGTTTTCATGTGATCATTTCAGGATGTTCGAGTTCAAAGTTCGGAGATGCGCACGTGGCCGGTCACACGACTGGACGGAGTGTCCCTATGCGCATCCCGGCGAGAAAGCGAGGAGAAGAGACCCGAGAAAATATCATTATTCCGGTACTGCATGTCCGGAATTTCGGAAAGGGAATTGTAGAAAAGGTGACGGTTGTGAGTTTGCTCATGGTGTTTTTGAGTGTTGGCTGCATCCGGGTCGATATCGAACCCAGCCGTGTAAAGACGGGCCTAACTGTCGGAGAAGGGTTTGTTTCTTTGCTCATACGCCGGAGCAGCTTAGGGTTTTGCCTCAGCAGAGTCCGAGAAGTGTTACCTCTGTTGATTCTTACGACGGATCTCCGCTCCGACAGGCGATGGAAGCTGCTGCTTGTGTTAAAAGTCTTCCCTTTTTGTCTAGCCCTAGCTCGATTTCGCCTCCGGGTAGTCCTCAGGGTGATTCACCGCCCATGTCGCCGATGATGAGCCGCTCTCTCGGGTCAAATTCTGTCAACGAAATGGTGGCTTCTCTCAGGAACTTGCAGCTTGGTAAGATGAAATCTTTACCACCTTCTTGGAATGTGCAGGTTGGTTTCGGATCTCCAAGATCTGGGTCGGTTCTTCGACCCGGATTTAGTAGTCTTCCAACAACTCCGACGAGTGCTCCGACCCGTCCCGGATTAGCATATAGGGACATGTGGGAGAATATCAGCGAGGAGCCTGCAATGGAGAGGGTCGAGTCGGGTAGAGGCTTGCGTGCCAAGATGTTCGAGAAATTGAGCAAGGAGAATTCCCTGGGTCGGGCTGACCCGGATCCAGGTCAGTCTTCTAATACTCCGGATGTTGGGTGGGTTTCGGATCTGGTTATGTGA